One window of the Carnobacterium maltaromaticum DSM 20342 genome contains the following:
- a CDS encoding Gx transporter family protein — protein MTKNQKLVYIALLAAQGVVIGLIERSIPFPFAFAPGAKLGLANLITIIAIFTLPFKDSFTVVWMRLLLTTLLGGTLSTFLYSCAGALLSYFGMLIVKQLGPKRVSIIGISATGGILHNIGQLAVASWIAQTWTVMLYLPVLSFMGILAGVAIGIAANYLLEHVETLRNFRAVYGRFDQQTKGEHK, from the coding sequence ATGACCAAAAATCAAAAATTAGTTTATATAGCTTTATTGGCAGCCCAGGGGGTTGTGATTGGTTTAATCGAACGAAGCATTCCTTTCCCCTTTGCTTTTGCACCTGGTGCTAAATTAGGTTTGGCCAATTTAATTACTATTATCGCTATCTTCACCTTACCCTTTAAAGATAGTTTTACAGTTGTTTGGATGCGCCTATTGTTAACAACCTTACTAGGTGGGACCTTGTCAACTTTCTTATATAGTTGCGCAGGTGCGTTACTAAGCTACTTTGGGATGTTGATTGTTAAACAATTAGGACCAAAACGGGTCAGTATTATTGGGATTAGCGCTACAGGCGGTATTCTTCACAATATTGGTCAATTGGCTGTCGCCAGTTGGATTGCTCAAACGTGGACTGTCATGCTTTATTTACCAGTGCTATCCTTTATGGGGATTTTAGCAGGTGTGGCTATTGGAATTGCTGCAAATTACTTATTAGAACATGTTGAGACTTTACGAAACTTTCGTGCTGTCTACGGTCGTTTTGACCAACAAACGAAAGGAGAACACAAATGA
- a CDS encoding NusG domain II-containing protein, protein MKTKFKALIPYFKMIRRWDIIIILVLTIGSFLPLGLFYLNQATAETDSPSGERQLIAHISADGKEVKQIVLTGHTGTDTYRYEDEDGDFNLLEIKDETIRMIDADCNDLVCVRSFGAISKPGETILCLPHKLIVEVRSTDGINDGGMVSFGGLDTLLANK, encoded by the coding sequence ATGAAAACAAAGTTTAAAGCACTAATTCCTTATTTTAAAATGATACGTCGTTGGGATATTATTATTATTTTAGTCCTGACCATCGGCTCTTTTCTACCCTTAGGTCTTTTTTACCTGAACCAAGCTACAGCTGAGACAGATTCTCCAAGTGGGGAACGACAATTGATTGCACATATTTCAGCAGATGGCAAAGAAGTTAAACAAATTGTATTAACTGGACATACCGGTACCGATACTTATCGTTACGAAGATGAAGATGGTGATTTCAATTTATTAGAAATCAAAGATGAAACCATTCGGATGATTGATGCTGATTGTAATGATTTAGTTTGTGTACGAAGTTTCGGAGCCATTTCAAAACCTGGCGAAACAATTTTGTGTTTGCCTCACAAATTAATTGTCGAAGTTCGTTCTACTGATGGAATTAACGATGGCGGAATGGTTTCCTTTGGTGGACTCGATACCCTCTTAGCAAATAAGTAA
- the pplA gene encoding extracellular electron transfer flavoprotein PplA — translation MKFKKAMSVASLVFASTVVLAACGGNEDKKDSSSESSAASSEVAKDSSSKEETKEMKQVAGGELKDGTYKLVEKDYDDKGWKVEFAMTVKDGKITESDYNYINEKGDKKSDDKEYQKAMEAKTKTGPAMFIPELNEALVAAQNAADVEVVSGATHSSEAFRNYAQQLVQAAQAGNQETIEIANTADLQDGTYSLATKNASNGWTETFEMTVEGGKITKSNYDGTNDKGEIKSENKEYQEMMKKTAGVGPADFFPTLNKALVEKQDAGAVEVVSGATHSSEAFKLWAAQLINAAQKGDTAKIEVDNIVMEEVK, via the coding sequence ATGAAATTCAAAAAAGCGATGTCAGTTGCATCATTAGTATTTGCTTCAACAGTTGTGTTGGCAGCATGTGGTGGTAACGAAGATAAAAAAGATAGTTCTTCAGAAAGTAGTGCAGCATCAAGCGAAGTAGCTAAAGATAGCTCTTCAAAAGAAGAAACTAAAGAAATGAAACAAGTTGCAGGTGGCGAACTTAAAGATGGTACTTACAAACTTGTAGAAAAAGATTACGACGATAAAGGTTGGAAAGTTGAATTTGCAATGACTGTTAAAGATGGCAAAATCACAGAATCTGACTATAACTATATAAATGAAAAAGGCGATAAAAAGTCTGACGATAAAGAATACCAAAAAGCAATGGAAGCTAAAACAAAAACTGGTCCAGCAATGTTTATCCCTGAGTTAAATGAAGCTTTAGTCGCAGCACAAAATGCAGCGGACGTTGAAGTTGTTTCAGGAGCTACACATTCATCAGAAGCATTTAGAAATTATGCACAACAATTAGTTCAAGCAGCACAAGCTGGCAACCAAGAAACAATTGAAATTGCGAATACAGCTGATTTACAAGATGGTACGTATTCATTAGCAACTAAAAATGCATCAAATGGTTGGACTGAAACATTTGAAATGACTGTTGAAGGTGGAAAGATTACTAAATCTAACTACGATGGAACAAACGATAAAGGTGAAATCAAATCAGAAAATAAAGAATACCAAGAAATGATGAAGAAAACTGCCGGCGTTGGTCCAGCTGACTTCTTCCCAACATTAAACAAAGCATTAGTTGAAAAACAAGATGCTGGTGCTGTTGAAGTTGTTTCAGGAGCTACACATTCATCAGAAGCCTTCAAATTATGGGCTGCTCAATTAATCAATGCTGCTCAAAAAGGCGATACTGCTAAAATTGAAGTAGACAATATTGTAATGGAAGAAGTTAAATAA